One segment of Rhodopirellula baltica SH 1 DNA contains the following:
- a CDS encoding RNA polymerase sigma factor, translated as MNDESSIDSSNSPADDPLIQKIRQRDVDALGEYIAQNRDSLFRFVKSITGEHLLALVEVDDLIQEIATAAISGLPTAPLDQYSVMQWLQQLARRRVVDAHRFHFDAKRRDAGRQQSIHGGGASGSDDGAMGMEQLLAASMTSPSAVVSQNIRLNAMSQAIGQLSEEQQNVIRLRYVDGMPTKQIAEQLGKTDVSIRVLLSRSMRQLEKQLEANRPTR; from the coding sequence ATGAACGACGAAAGCTCAATCGACTCATCGAACTCACCAGCGGATGATCCGCTCATTCAGAAAATTCGCCAGCGAGACGTCGACGCGTTGGGCGAATACATCGCTCAGAATCGCGATTCTCTGTTTCGATTTGTGAAATCCATCACCGGCGAACACCTGTTGGCATTGGTCGAAGTCGACGACCTGATCCAAGAAATCGCGACGGCCGCCATCTCAGGTTTGCCGACCGCACCGCTGGACCAGTATTCGGTGATGCAGTGGTTGCAACAACTCGCCCGCAGACGCGTGGTCGACGCCCACCGATTTCACTTTGATGCCAAACGACGCGATGCCGGTCGGCAACAATCGATCCACGGTGGCGGTGCGTCAGGCAGCGATGACGGTGCGATGGGAATGGAACAATTGCTCGCCGCCAGCATGACGTCACCCAGTGCCGTGGTCAGCCAAAACATTCGGCTCAACGCGATGTCCCAAGCAATCGGGCAACTGAGTGAAGAGCAGCAAAACGTCATCCGGCTTCGCTACGTCGATGGCATGCCGACCAAACAGATCGCGGAACAACTCGGCAAGACCGATGTCTCCATCCGAGTCCTGCTGTCACGCAGCATGCGACAACTCGAGAAACAACTCGAAGCCAACCGCCCGACTCGCTGA
- a CDS encoding alpha/beta hydrolase — MQRIVDSRIALVAILFVCAGSVTAQESTAPKRSTQTHKDVPYRSGGDLTDYQKERCRLDLIHPTDEDGFSTVVWFHGGGLTGGSKSFPEGLLDQGIAIAAVNYRLHPKVKSPAYVEDAAAAVAWVFKNIEQYGGDPKRIYVSGHSAGGYLTSMVGLDQRWLAEHEIDANQIAGLIPYSGHTITHFTVRKENGIDGRQPIIDDMAPLFHVRKDAPPLLLITGDRELEMLGRYEENAYLWRMMQVVGHPHTKLMELDGYNHGQMDEPSHPLLLRFIQKLEKE; from the coding sequence GTGCAAAGAATTGTCGACTCGCGAATCGCACTCGTTGCGATTCTTTTTGTTTGCGCCGGTTCGGTCACCGCCCAAGAATCGACCGCCCCCAAACGATCCACTCAAACCCACAAAGACGTTCCTTATCGGTCCGGGGGCGATCTGACGGATTACCAAAAAGAACGTTGCCGTCTCGATCTGATTCATCCAACCGATGAAGACGGATTCTCGACCGTGGTTTGGTTCCACGGTGGCGGATTGACCGGTGGAAGCAAATCCTTTCCCGAAGGTCTGCTCGATCAAGGGATCGCCATTGCGGCGGTGAACTATCGCTTGCATCCGAAGGTCAAATCACCGGCTTATGTGGAAGACGCGGCTGCTGCGGTCGCTTGGGTTTTCAAGAACATCGAGCAATACGGTGGTGACCCGAAACGCATTTATGTCAGTGGTCATTCGGCCGGCGGCTATTTGACCAGCATGGTCGGACTGGATCAGCGTTGGCTCGCGGAACACGAAATCGACGCCAATCAGATCGCAGGTTTGATCCCTTACAGCGGTCACACGATCACGCATTTCACGGTTCGCAAAGAGAACGGTATTGATGGTCGCCAGCCGATCATCGATGACATGGCACCGCTGTTCCATGTTCGCAAGGATGCTCCGCCGTTGCTATTGATCACGGGAGATCGCGAACTCGAAATGCTCGGTCGTTATGAGGAGAACGCTTACCTTTGGCGGATGATGCAAGTCGTCGGGCACCCTCACACCAAGTTGATGGAACTCGACGGATACAACCACGGTCAGATGGACGAGCCATCACATCCGTTGCTGCTGCGGTTCATTCAGAAACTGGAAAAGGAGTGA
- a CDS encoding ABC transporter ATP-binding protein, whose amino-acid sequence MSTHSLEINGLAIDRGSTRIVDDFDLALAPGEYCVVLGPSGCGKSTLLHCIAGLLDAACGSISIDGRDVTHVMARKRDVGLLFQHDTMYPHLTVEQTLQIACRANLNGRPSATETNQKIQSMLRTLNLDPAWLPRRPETLSGGQRRRVALAKTLIREPSVCLLDEPMAAIDRLAAENLMQHLADVSRQTDSTTFVHVTHDGDEAMRMADKIVVMSNGCILQTGTPREIYQSPNCTAVALALGSPSCNLLPMDEVLRSSPKLGEALQSPPGYSNNELALMIRPEAIELVEPDLNGQTVPTVTETGMWRFPVTLLEQRDLGGRHLLQLQRIGLEDSPLLSATTFQNSIPSETGTRWSCQIPVAQLRVVAESLQHSALGTSTTCGRTES is encoded by the coding sequence ATGTCCACGCATTCACTTGAGATCAACGGGCTGGCTATCGATCGAGGGTCCACCCGGATCGTGGATGACTTTGATCTGGCACTTGCCCCAGGCGAGTACTGCGTTGTGCTCGGACCGAGTGGGTGTGGGAAAAGCACGTTGCTGCACTGCATCGCGGGCCTACTCGATGCCGCTTGCGGATCAATCTCGATTGACGGACGAGACGTGACCCACGTGATGGCAAGAAAGCGAGATGTTGGGCTGCTGTTCCAACATGACACGATGTACCCGCACCTGACGGTCGAACAAACGCTCCAAATCGCATGCCGAGCCAATCTGAATGGTCGCCCATCGGCGACGGAGACGAATCAAAAGATTCAATCGATGTTGCGGACACTCAACCTGGATCCCGCATGGCTGCCGCGACGGCCAGAAACTCTCAGCGGTGGACAGCGACGGCGGGTTGCCCTCGCGAAGACTCTGATCCGAGAACCGTCGGTTTGCTTACTTGACGAACCCATGGCGGCGATCGACCGTCTGGCAGCCGAAAATTTGATGCAGCACCTAGCAGACGTTTCGAGGCAAACTGACTCGACGACGTTCGTTCATGTGACCCATGACGGCGACGAAGCGATGCGAATGGCTGACAAAATTGTCGTCATGTCGAACGGATGCATTCTCCAAACCGGGACGCCGCGGGAGATCTATCAATCGCCGAATTGCACGGCCGTCGCACTGGCTCTCGGTTCACCCTCGTGCAATCTATTGCCGATGGACGAAGTGCTTCGGTCTTCCCCAAAACTTGGCGAGGCACTGCAATCACCACCGGGCTACTCGAACAATGAACTCGCTTTGATGATCCGCCCGGAAGCGATCGAATTGGTAGAGCCAGATCTCAATGGACAAACAGTGCCCACCGTCACCGAAACGGGCATGTGGCGGTTTCCGGTGACACTCTTGGAACAACGCGATTTGGGCGGTCGCCATCTCCTCCAGTTGCAACGCATCGGCCTCGAGGACTCACCGCTCCTCTCAGCAACCACTTTTCAAAACTCGATTCCATCAGAAACCGGGACTCGGTGGTCCTGCCAAATCCCGGTCGCCCAGCTTCGTGTGGTCGCCGAGTCGCTCCAACACTCCGCCCTTGGCACTTCAACGACCTGTGGCAGGACGGAATCGTAG
- a CDS encoding serine/threonine-protein kinase, with protein MTSRQSAQRRASTTAEDSTLDLDEILLACLECLAEDEEGGNPQRVWELLPARFQNDAAAGDRSGRFVLVEMVKMSMAIAVQNECPRWLDDYFDTFPEWFSAESAPFDLVMEEIQLRRECGQTPEHAHYRNRFPHLESVLKPLFDSSGDQHASIAKTPRRGTPTELAVGAVVDDFEIIQKLGEGAFAHVYLARQNSMSRLVALKVANDTGDEPQALAQFDHPNIVRVFDQRQVAVRDDEAAGRLSELYLLYMQFHPGGTLADVVRLARSVPLVQRDGDIHLRAVDQALLESAQVVPDRSTTRAWLVGCEWPKVVAWVGLQLADSLHTAHEAGVLHRDVKPANVLLTAEGLPQLADFNVSMAGTAGRAGAASSLGGSVGYMAPEHLDAMSITRDGRPEDVGEAADLYSLAVLLWELWQGKRPFDCSHETHSWTELLEEQHAARKREFLVPDRLDTPSERVLESVLRSALSVNPGDRPENGAAMSGSLRLAMHPEAARLFDPKPGSWMHVLGKVSPWWLSVVSILLPNIAAGFINYFYNHSEIMPAEMRASLDEFAIWVNSVAFPLGVGLIVGYTRASARALKATRQGESVGEDELNSMLRLGYRAASIGGTCWLIAGLVYPLLLKARFDEFTDGQAVHFFISLLICGGVAMVYPLFALNVVATCVHYPKMIRQTMRDPNFERHSQQMIGDSESFLLIAAVIPLMGAALMVFSEGQTKEYLLIAIIAGMIGLLGAFASYRIIVRTWAVLSEVLSNETTATPR; from the coding sequence ATGACGTCTCGACAGTCAGCCCAACGTCGTGCATCGACCACCGCGGAGGATTCCACACTGGATCTGGACGAGATCTTGCTGGCGTGCCTGGAGTGTTTGGCAGAGGATGAGGAGGGTGGCAATCCTCAGCGAGTTTGGGAGTTGCTTCCCGCTCGGTTTCAAAACGATGCGGCGGCGGGCGATCGATCAGGCCGCTTCGTCTTGGTGGAAATGGTGAAGATGAGCATGGCGATCGCGGTGCAGAATGAATGCCCACGATGGTTGGACGATTACTTTGATACCTTTCCCGAATGGTTTTCCGCTGAGTCGGCTCCGTTTGATTTGGTGATGGAAGAGATTCAACTTCGTCGCGAATGCGGGCAGACTCCAGAACACGCGCATTATCGAAACCGGTTCCCTCATTTGGAATCGGTTTTGAAGCCACTGTTCGATTCTTCGGGCGATCAACACGCGTCCATCGCGAAAACACCTCGTCGTGGGACGCCGACCGAGTTGGCGGTTGGAGCGGTGGTGGATGATTTTGAGATCATTCAAAAACTGGGTGAGGGTGCGTTCGCTCATGTGTATTTGGCTCGTCAGAATTCCATGTCGCGATTGGTCGCGTTGAAAGTCGCCAACGACACCGGGGACGAACCGCAAGCACTTGCCCAGTTCGACCATCCGAACATCGTGCGAGTGTTTGATCAGCGTCAGGTGGCGGTTCGTGATGATGAAGCGGCAGGTCGCTTGTCCGAGTTGTATTTGCTGTACATGCAATTTCATCCCGGTGGCACATTGGCGGACGTTGTCCGTTTGGCTCGTTCGGTTCCGCTTGTCCAACGCGACGGGGACATCCATTTGCGGGCGGTGGATCAAGCGTTGTTGGAATCGGCGCAGGTCGTGCCGGATCGCTCGACCACTCGAGCATGGTTGGTTGGATGCGAATGGCCCAAGGTGGTCGCTTGGGTTGGTTTGCAATTGGCAGACTCTTTGCATACCGCACACGAAGCCGGGGTGCTGCACCGCGATGTCAAACCGGCCAACGTTTTGTTGACCGCCGAAGGCTTGCCGCAGTTGGCGGATTTCAACGTGTCGATGGCGGGGACTGCCGGCCGTGCCGGTGCCGCATCCTCGTTGGGCGGTTCGGTCGGTTACATGGCTCCCGAACATCTCGATGCGATGAGTATCACGCGGGACGGGCGTCCAGAAGATGTCGGTGAGGCCGCGGATTTGTATTCTTTGGCGGTTTTGCTGTGGGAATTATGGCAAGGGAAGCGACCGTTTGACTGTTCGCATGAGACTCATTCTTGGACGGAGTTGTTGGAGGAACAGCATGCGGCGCGGAAACGCGAATTCTTGGTTCCGGATCGGTTGGACACACCGTCGGAACGAGTTCTGGAGAGCGTGCTTCGATCCGCGTTGTCGGTGAATCCCGGGGATCGTCCGGAGAATGGCGCGGCGATGAGTGGTAGCCTGCGTTTGGCGATGCACCCAGAAGCCGCACGCTTGTTTGATCCAAAACCTGGCTCTTGGATGCATGTGCTGGGAAAGGTTTCACCATGGTGGCTGTCCGTTGTTTCAATCTTGCTGCCCAACATCGCGGCGGGATTTATCAACTACTTTTACAACCACAGCGAGATCATGCCGGCAGAGATGCGAGCAAGCCTGGATGAATTCGCGATCTGGGTGAATTCAGTTGCGTTTCCGTTGGGAGTTGGATTGATCGTCGGCTACACGCGTGCGTCCGCGAGAGCGTTGAAGGCAACTCGGCAGGGTGAATCCGTGGGAGAAGATGAGCTCAATTCCATGTTGCGGCTGGGTTACCGGGCCGCATCGATTGGAGGTACGTGCTGGCTGATCGCGGGATTGGTTTATCCGCTGTTGTTGAAGGCGAGGTTTGATGAGTTCACCGATGGTCAGGCGGTTCACTTCTTCATCTCACTGCTGATTTGTGGTGGGGTGGCGATGGTGTACCCGCTGTTCGCGTTGAACGTGGTTGCGACTTGTGTGCACTATCCCAAGATGATTCGACAGACGATGCGGGATCCAAACTTCGAACGCCATTCGCAACAAATGATCGGCGATAGCGAATCGTTCTTGCTCATCGCCGCTGTCATCCCGTTGATGGGAGCTGCCTTGATGGTCTTCAGCGAAGGGCAGACGAAGGAGTATTTGCTGATTGCAATCATCGCTGGCATGATCGGTTTGCTCGGCGCGTTCGCAAGTTATCGCATCATCGTTCGAACCTGGGCCGTTCTGTCGGAGGTGCTCTCCAACGAAACAACGGCCACGCCGCGTTGA
- a CDS encoding RsmD family RNA methyltransferase, translating to MKSKRTNNRRGKPKQRNLKGGTDDGKPTKLRIIGGDMRGRPVTYHGEEFTRPMRDSVRENLFNILGRACRGTIAFDLFAGTGVLGLESISRGSTSAVLVEPMRKAIAQIRDTTERLGIEDKVRLVMGDAFALADQLLKPSSPEDDTAWIVFLSPPYRMWTDPEFYPKLKSIILRVQQYAPPGSVLVVETDNTFDLEQLPPGDWDIRTYGITHLAFLEPGNVCGLVTPFPVSE from the coding sequence ATGAAATCGAAACGCACCAACAATCGACGCGGCAAGCCCAAGCAACGAAACCTCAAGGGCGGAACCGACGACGGCAAGCCCACCAAGCTGAGAATCATCGGCGGTGACATGCGTGGCCGTCCCGTGACCTATCACGGCGAGGAATTCACTCGCCCGATGCGGGACAGCGTCCGCGAAAATCTGTTCAACATTTTGGGCCGAGCCTGTCGGGGCACGATCGCGTTTGACCTGTTCGCCGGGACCGGTGTGTTGGGACTGGAATCGATCAGCCGTGGTTCCACCAGCGCCGTCCTCGTCGAACCGATGCGAAAGGCGATCGCACAAATTCGCGACACGACCGAGCGTTTGGGGATTGAAGACAAAGTCCGCTTGGTAATGGGCGACGCCTTCGCGTTGGCGGATCAATTGCTGAAGCCATCCAGCCCGGAAGACGACACCGCCTGGATCGTTTTCCTCAGTCCGCCCTATCGCATGTGGACCGACCCTGAGTTCTACCCCAAGTTGAAATCGATCATCCTCCGAGTCCAGCAATACGCCCCTCCCGGCAGTGTCTTAGTCGTGGAGACTGACAACACGTTCGACTTGGAACAACTGCCGCCGGGCGACTGGGACATCCGAACCTATGGCATCACTCACCTGGCGTTTCTAGAGCCCGGCAATGTCTGCGGCTTGGTCACTCCTTTTCCAGTTTCTGAATGA
- the nusG gene encoding transcription termination/antitermination protein NusG encodes MSDEDVQDVDSPETEASPAASEAPAPPPPAPVDPNAPPKPEVDDESPMDWYILKVAFNREDSIAEALRKKVRMEDMGEYFGDIVVPSEDVATFTRDGKRRVSKRKLLPGYIMVYMSINDDTWFLVREVGGISDFTGSAGKPQPMEPEDVERFINRPAVDDEDETPIKTAIPFKVGDRVRVKEGNFENQEGEVDVVDEANGRVTVIINIFGRSVPMELDHWQVEPL; translated from the coding sequence GTGAGTGATGAAGACGTGCAAGACGTCGACTCGCCAGAAACCGAAGCCTCTCCCGCCGCTTCGGAAGCTCCCGCGCCCCCGCCTCCGGCTCCCGTTGATCCCAACGCGCCGCCCAAACCAGAAGTGGACGATGAGTCCCCAATGGATTGGTACATCCTGAAAGTCGCGTTCAACCGCGAAGATTCCATCGCAGAAGCCCTTCGCAAGAAGGTTCGTATGGAAGACATGGGTGAATACTTCGGCGACATCGTGGTGCCTTCCGAGGACGTCGCCACATTCACCCGCGATGGAAAACGCCGCGTCAGCAAACGAAAACTGCTGCCCGGTTACATCATGGTGTACATGTCGATCAACGACGACACCTGGTTCCTCGTTCGTGAAGTCGGCGGGATCAGCGATTTCACCGGTTCGGCTGGAAAGCCCCAGCCGATGGAACCGGAAGACGTGGAGCGATTTATCAATCGTCCCGCCGTCGACGACGAAGACGAAACTCCGATCAAAACGGCGATTCCTTTCAAAGTCGGCGACCGCGTTCGTGTCAAAGAAGGCAACTTCGAAAACCAAGAAGGCGAAGTCGATGTGGTCGACGAAGCCAACGGCCGCGTGACGGTGATCATCAACATCTTCGGACGCAGCGTTCCGATGGAATTGGATCACTGGCAAGTAGAGCCTTTGTAA
- a CDS encoding S1 family peptidase codes for MFRCRLTRMLRIAFHRWMSLLCPAIMLVISLQATSAMAGGETYKKVLPSTVWIITANGEDQTSTGTGVFVDADKKLVLTNAHVVGDSRTAVVFFPEKKNGETLVKRKQYLDSVLKLAQPGRIVAVDRKRDLALIELSEVPERAEAITLAESSVTVGESVDLIGNPGGSDVLWVYTSGTVRSVYQKKFKSDHGEHDFRVVETQTPIKPGDSGGPVVNQAGELIAIAQSFSPSQILVSYCVDVQEIKAFIQSPWKAAPLGTKVVLKNAEVDFELHSTGHYEVKQKLSSGATQSVFVAKDTEYFQRADVRKVWSLVSVSSEQPTAELMMRLMRQNSATKIGGWVVEKNGAGEFLILYVAKLDATAPDEAVAASIDYVARIAGAMSKQLESKTKEEAKPESSTQTLASWLAK; via the coding sequence ATGTTTCGCTGCCGCCTGACTCGAATGCTTCGAATTGCTTTTCACCGTTGGATGTCGTTGCTCTGCCCAGCCATCATGCTGGTCATCTCGCTCCAAGCGACCAGCGCCATGGCGGGCGGGGAAACCTACAAAAAAGTCCTTCCTTCGACCGTGTGGATCATCACGGCAAACGGGGAAGACCAAACGTCCACCGGAACGGGCGTCTTCGTCGACGCGGACAAAAAGCTGGTTCTGACCAACGCTCATGTGGTCGGTGACAGTCGGACTGCCGTGGTGTTCTTTCCCGAGAAAAAGAACGGTGAAACGTTGGTCAAACGCAAGCAGTACCTGGATTCGGTGCTGAAGTTGGCTCAGCCGGGCCGGATCGTCGCGGTGGATCGCAAACGTGATTTGGCTTTGATCGAGTTGTCCGAAGTGCCCGAGCGAGCCGAAGCGATCACGTTGGCCGAATCGAGTGTAACGGTTGGCGAATCAGTCGATTTGATCGGAAATCCCGGTGGATCTGACGTGTTGTGGGTCTACACCAGCGGCACGGTCCGCTCGGTCTATCAAAAGAAATTCAAATCGGATCACGGCGAGCACGATTTTCGCGTTGTCGAGACTCAAACGCCGATCAAGCCCGGCGACAGCGGTGGTCCCGTGGTCAACCAAGCCGGCGAGCTGATCGCGATTGCCCAGTCGTTCTCGCCGTCGCAGATCCTGGTCAGCTACTGCGTGGACGTCCAGGAAATCAAGGCGTTCATCCAAAGTCCTTGGAAAGCGGCTCCGTTGGGCACCAAGGTGGTTTTGAAAAACGCGGAGGTTGATTTCGAATTGCATTCGACTGGTCACTACGAGGTCAAGCAAAAGCTTTCCTCAGGGGCGACGCAGTCGGTCTTCGTCGCGAAAGACACTGAGTACTTCCAGCGAGCTGACGTGCGAAAGGTTTGGTCCTTGGTTTCGGTCAGCAGCGAGCAGCCCACGGCCGAGCTGATGATGCGACTGATGCGGCAAAACTCGGCGACCAAGATTGGTGGCTGGGTGGTGGAAAAGAACGGGGCGGGCGAGTTTTTGATCCTGTACGTCGCGAAATTGGATGCGACTGCACCCGATGAAGCCGTCGCCGCCTCGATCGACTATGTCGCCCGAATCGCGGGAGCGATGAGCAAGCAACTGGAATCCAAGACGAAGGAGGAGGCCAAACCGGAGTCGTCGACCCAGACGCTGGCATCGTGGTTGGCCAAGTGA
- the rplK gene encoding 50S ribosomal protein L11 — protein sequence MAKQVTGQAKFQVPGGQATPAPPVGTSLGKYGVNLGQFVQQFNDRTKEYNGTPIPVIVTVYNDRSFDFITKSPPAASMLMQSAGIAKGSGVPNKDKVATVTRAQCEEIAQKKMEDLNARDIDQATRMIEGTARSMGIIVDG from the coding sequence ATGGCAAAACAAGTCACCGGCCAAGCCAAGTTCCAAGTCCCCGGCGGTCAAGCCACTCCTGCACCTCCTGTTGGTACATCGCTGGGTAAATACGGCGTGAACTTGGGACAATTCGTCCAACAGTTCAACGATCGCACCAAGGAATACAACGGCACGCCGATACCTGTGATCGTAACGGTTTACAACGACCGCAGCTTTGATTTCATCACAAAGAGCCCACCAGCGGCCTCGATGTTGATGCAATCAGCCGGCATCGCCAAAGGCAGCGGCGTCCCCAACAAGGACAAAGTTGCAACGGTCACCCGAGCACAATGCGAAGAGATCGCTCAAAAGAAGATGGAAGATCTCAATGCTCGCGACATCGATCAAGCGACTCGCATGATCGAAGGCACCGCTCGCAGCATGGGCATCATCGTCGACGGCTGA
- the msrB gene encoding peptide-methionine (R)-S-oxide reductase MsrB, which translates to MQIYSRHSRSFRTISLSVLSASGLLLGGLALRADESRSRGSASPLEVTQEKRADESSEEDYVPATKAELRRRLNRIQYDVTQNAATEPAFSNAYWNNKKTGEYHCIVCDKPLFDSKTKFKSGTGWPSFYLPIEKDAVGYQTDYKMIYPRTEVHCKRCKAHLGHLFDDGPAPSGKRFCMNSASMKFVEAKSESKK; encoded by the coding sequence ATGCAAATTTATTCACGACACTCTCGTTCGTTTCGGACAATCTCGTTGAGCGTGCTCAGTGCGAGTGGTCTCCTACTAGGTGGACTGGCTTTACGAGCCGACGAGTCTCGCTCCCGTGGAAGTGCATCGCCGCTTGAGGTCACCCAGGAAAAGCGTGCGGATGAATCTTCGGAAGAGGACTACGTTCCGGCGACAAAGGCCGAGTTACGTCGTCGCCTGAACCGGATTCAATACGACGTGACTCAGAATGCAGCGACCGAACCTGCGTTCAGCAATGCGTACTGGAACAACAAGAAGACGGGCGAGTATCACTGCATCGTCTGTGACAAGCCACTGTTTGATAGCAAGACCAAGTTCAAGTCAGGAACAGGGTGGCCGAGCTTCTACTTGCCGATTGAGAAAGATGCCGTCGGGTATCAGACGGACTACAAGATGATCTATCCGCGAACGGAAGTTCATTGCAAACGCTGCAAGGCTCACCTGGGGCATCTATTCGATGATGGCCCCGCGCCAAGCGGCAAACGATTTTGCATGAACAGTGCCTCGATGAAATTCGTCGAGGCAAAGTCCGAAAGCAAGAAATAG
- the tuf gene encoding elongation factor Tu has product MAKDKFERTKPHVNVGTIGHIDHGKTTTTGAILAVQAAKGLAKAKGYSDIAKGGTVRDATKTVTIAVAHVEYESENRHYAHIDCPGHADFVKNMITGAAQMDGAILVVSAADGPMPQTKEHVLLGRQVGVPYIVVYLNKCDLVDDEELLELVELEVRELLSKYDYPGDDVPVVRGSSLPAYNNPSDPEASKCITELMEALDSHIPEPTREDDKPFLMAIEDVFSIEGRGTVATGRIERGVVKVGEEVEIIGLGPNSTKTTCTGVEMFRKEMNEGRSGDNVGCLLRGVKREDIQRGQVLAKPGSITPHTKFEAEVYCLSKDEGGRHTPFFSGYRPQFYFRTTDVTGTANLVGADMCMPGDNVKVEVELHKPIAMDDGVRFAIREGGRTVGSGVVTKILE; this is encoded by the coding sequence ATGGCTAAGGACAAATTTGAACGTACCAAGCCCCACGTCAACGTAGGTACGATTGGTCACATTGACCACGGAAAAACGACGACGACGGGTGCTATCCTCGCTGTTCAAGCCGCTAAGGGCTTGGCAAAAGCGAAGGGTTACTCTGATATCGCCAAGGGCGGTACTGTCCGTGATGCAACGAAGACTGTGACCATTGCGGTCGCTCACGTTGAGTACGAAAGTGAAAATCGTCACTACGCTCACATCGATTGCCCCGGCCACGCTGACTTTGTCAAGAACATGATCACCGGTGCCGCCCAAATGGACGGTGCGATTTTGGTTGTGTCGGCAGCTGACGGCCCAATGCCACAAACCAAGGAACACGTGTTGCTCGGTCGCCAGGTTGGCGTTCCTTACATCGTTGTGTACTTGAACAAGTGCGACTTGGTCGACGACGAAGAATTGCTCGAACTCGTCGAACTCGAAGTTCGCGAATTGCTCAGCAAGTACGACTACCCAGGCGACGACGTTCCTGTCGTTCGTGGTAGCTCGCTGCCTGCTTACAACAACCCAAGCGATCCAGAAGCCAGCAAGTGCATCACTGAGTTGATGGAAGCACTTGACTCGCACATTCCTGAGCCTACCCGTGAAGACGACAAGCCATTCCTGATGGCGATCGAAGACGTCTTCTCGATCGAAGGTCGTGGTACGGTTGCTACCGGACGTATCGAGCGTGGTGTCGTGAAGGTCGGCGAAGAAGTTGAAATCATCGGCCTTGGTCCAAACTCGACCAAGACCACCTGCACCGGCGTTGAAATGTTCCGCAAGGAAATGAACGAAGGTCGTTCGGGCGACAACGTTGGTTGCTTGCTTCGTGGTGTTAAACGCGAAGACATCCAACGTGGTCAAGTTCTGGCAAAGCCAGGCAGCATCACGCCTCACACCAAGTTCGAAGCAGAAGTTTACTGCTTGAGCAAAGACGAAGGTGGCCGTCACACGCCATTCTTCAGCGGTTACCGTCCTCAGTTCTACTTCCGCACGACTGACGTCACCGGAACGGCCAACTTGGTCGGTGCCGACATGTGCATGCCTGGCGATAACGTCAAGGTTGAAGTTGAATTGCACAAGCCAATCGCAATGGATGACGGTGTTCGCTTCGCTATTCGCGAAGGCGGCCGTACCGTTGGTTCAGGCGTTGTGACCAAGATTCTCGAATAA
- the secE gene encoding preprotein translocase subunit SecE has product MSKDLTQSGTAGAGGSSLSSELFHAGVYKANQGRIVRQLTALAVWVIVALGCWRLYSFLPSAMGESSLAARAIPAALLAAGLWFGFRVVNWPRFADFLIAVEAEMNKVTWPSKDELIRASVVVIFTIFFLAITLFLFDVLWQFIFNFIGVTS; this is encoded by the coding sequence GTGTCCAAAGATCTAACCCAATCCGGCACGGCCGGCGCCGGAGGCAGTTCGCTGAGCAGCGAACTGTTCCATGCTGGTGTGTACAAAGCCAACCAAGGCCGGATCGTTCGCCAACTGACGGCCCTCGCCGTTTGGGTGATCGTTGCGTTGGGTTGCTGGCGTTTGTATTCGTTCCTGCCTTCGGCCATGGGAGAATCCTCCCTCGCCGCACGTGCTATCCCGGCCGCCTTGCTGGCTGCTGGCCTGTGGTTCGGATTCCGTGTCGTCAACTGGCCTCGATTCGCCGATTTCCTAATCGCCGTCGAAGCGGAAATGAACAAGGTGACTTGGCCAAGCAAGGATGAATTGATCCGGGCTTCCGTGGTCGTGATTTTCACTATCTTCTTCCTTGCCATCACATTGTTCCTGTTCGATGTTCTCTGGCAATTCATCTTTAACTTCATCGGGGTAACATCGTGA